The Sphingobacteriales bacterium genomic sequence TGTAAAGAAAAACGGACTTGTAAAAGGAGTTCAATTGTATAAGTGTGCTCATTGTGGGAAACAATTTTTAGGTGGCAACGCATCAATAACGAGCAAATATGGGAAGAATACAAAAGTGGTAAACAGACCTATTTGCAGTTAGCTCACAAGTATAATTGTTCTGTTAAAACGATTCAAAGGCGGTTAGACAAGATTAAAATAGTGGCTACGAAAAAAACAGGTAGAGTAGTCGTTGTATTAATGGACACCACCTATTGGGGGCGGGGTTTTGGCGTAATGCTTTTTAAGATGCCTACACCAAAGAAAACCTTTTGAAATATTATGTAAAGACAGAGACCAATGGGCTGTATATAGAAGGAATTAAGGAGTTAAAAAGGCGAGGTTTTACTATTTCGGCTATTGTTTGTGACGGAAGAAAAGGCTTAATTGCGTCGTTTAAGGGTATTCCTGTTCAAATGTGCCAGTTTCATCAAGCAGCAATAATTCGAAGATATTTGACCCGTAAGCCAAAGCTAAAAGCTGCACAAGAGCTGATGGATGTTGTAGATTTGATGAAGCAAACAGACAAAGAAAGCTTTGTCGGAGCATTAGGGCTATGGCTTGAAAAATGGAAAGTGTTTCTAAACGAGAGAACTGTAAATCCGACTACAAACAAATCGTTTTATACGCATAAAAGGCTTAGAAGTGCTTATCGTAGTTTGAAGAATAATTTACCTTAGTTTGTTTACTTGGCACGATAACAGGGAACTTCAAATACCTAACACAACCAATGCTATTGATGGACATTTCGCAGATTTAAAAAACAAATTAAGAAACCATAATGGCCTATCAATGAAACGGAAAATGAAATTTATAGATGGGTTTTTTAAAGGTATAAGGGCTTTCTGAAAATATCAAAGGCTTACAATATACAGTAAGCCTTTGATAAGACATTTTCGTCAAGCATCTGTTTTATCCCTGACAAGTTGCTCCCCAGCAGAGCTTGTTTCCGTTTTTACAGACATGCAAAGAAATAAAATATTCAAGAATAATGTAAAAAAGTGAATAAAAAAACAGCATTAAAAATGTCCACTTGAACCAAGCGTCTAAAAAATAGCCTAATTTTTGTCCATTACTCCGTAAAAAAGAAATTTTTAGCGGTATCAACCTGATGAAGGGTGCCACTTATATTGTTAAAAATAGCTGTTGTTTGGCTGTTTACGTTGGCTGGAGGGGCATCTGTTCTTGGAAAAATAACTACATTGTTTTTAATTTCGTGGTCGTTTCTGTCAAAGGTATATAATGAAAACATGCTTCCGCCTTTTTCATAATCAATGTCTCTTAAACGTCCGGCGGTGTTGTTGTAGGCTTTAAATCTTCCGGAATGAACGGTTCCGGGGCCGTATGTATTCGTACTTGTTGTATCAAACATTTGAAATTCCATAAAACCATACTTTCTTGAGTTCCAAACAAAATTATTATATACCAGCAACTCTCCTACATCCTGGGCATCGGCGCGGTCAATGGAATAAGCCCTTCCCCGAATAAAATCGCCCTGATAATTTATACACCTGTTGTTGAATATTCTTCCTTCGCCTGACATAACAATAACGCCGTTATGAACAGTTCCGGCCAAATTGATATTGGTAAAGGTGTTATTGAATATATCAATGTCTCGGCCTAAACTTATCTCAATTGCGGTGCCCTGCGTACCCGTTGTGCTGTCTATAACACAGTTTTTAACTACCGAATTATAGGCGTTGGGTAATGCAATAGAATTATAATTACAGTTGTCAACTGCAATGCCATCAATAATTATACTATCTCTTCTGGTTGCCTCTGTTCCGTCATAATCGGGCAGACCCTTAAATATCATCTGCACATCCTGAATATTTCTGAACCGGAGGTTTTTTATTACATTTCCGTCACATTCTCCTTCAACATGCAAACCTCTATATTCGCCGTTGCGGAAAGTTATATTTTCAATATACAAATCTACATTATTATACAATAAACTGTACCCCAAACCTCCATTATAGTCTATAATCACATCGTCCGAGCCAATAATATATATTCTGCTGCTGTGATTTTTAATTAATAAATAGTCATAAATTCCGGGATTAAGAAAAATTGTGTCGTTAGTTGACAACCCATAGGTAAAAAACCCATCATCAACAACTAAACTACCAGAACCGTCTCCAACCCAAACACTTTTTGCTTTAGCAATATGGGTAACAAGTATTAATAAAATAGCAATTTGTAAGCTTTTGTAAAAAAATTCCCCCTTCATAATTAGCTGTTTAATTTAAGTTCAAGGCACAAAGCTACGGTTTTTTGCCCCTGCTCGTTTTAAAAATCGCGGTTTAGCACGCTTGGATATTAAAGTAAAACTTGCTAATTTTGTAGGAATAGTGAAAAATATTTGCCTTCGGGTACAAACTTGAAAATTAATGCCCCCTAAGCCCACCTAAACCATTTGCTATAAAGCTGTTTAAAAATTAGTTTATTGAACTAATTAGGAACTATGTGCCATTGAAGTAATTGCGAAACTAAGCCATCTATAAATATATTTTACCTTTTGTAGCCTGTTTTTACCTAAATAGTTTCTTAGTATAAAGTGTTTAAAATTGTCATGCCTTTTAAAGCTTAAACAAATTCTATGTGTCTATGTGGTTAATTATGTGGTTTAACTCTTAAACAACTTCTTTATAAAATTGAACAAGATGAGCGAACAACCGAAAATAAAATTAAAACTTACCACCACCGACAAGGCATTTGAAGTTTTAGGCTGGCTTTTTATTTTGGCAATTTGGGTTTTGACCCTTACAAACTATACAAACCTGCCCGACACTATTCCGACACATTTCAACGGGGCAGGGCAGGCAGACGGGTTTGGGCATAAAGCCATGATATTAATATTGCCCGTAATTGCTACTATTCTCTATGTTGGACTGACAGCACTAAACAAATTTCCGCACGCTTTTAACTATCCGACCACCATAACCAACGACAACGCACTAAAACAATACACTTACGCGACCCAATTGGTTAGGTATTTAAAACTTATGGTTGTTCTTGTTTTTGGTGGAATTGCCTTGCAAACAATCCGCTATGTAAACGGGCATACAAATGGGCTTGGAGTTTGGTTTTTGCCCTTAGCCTTAGCACTAATTTTTATACCCATATTATTTTTTGTTATAAAATCATATCAAACAAAATAGCGAGGCCAAAAAAGTACTGGCGCTAAGGTTTGTACTATACAGAAAAAACGAGATTACATGGCGGGCAGATTTGTATCAATGCAAAGCGATTTGCCCTATTTGGCATTTTTTTATTTCCGGATACTGCTGCTTACCTAAAAAATTGTTTAAAAATGGCCACTAAAACAACTAATTTATAATTAGTCTAAATAAAGTTTTATATTTGCGGCCAGAAAATCAATATGCTGCAATGATTAAAAAAGGTCTTATATTGTTATTTTTGTGTCCACTTGGTCTCTTAGCCCAAACAGACTCATTGCCCGGCAATAGCAATACTTTTTTAGAAAAACTATCTCGTTTTTCCTTGTCGGGGTATGGCGCAATGAATTACTACAATTACAACTGGCAAACCGACAGCGTAAAACGCAACGCCATAGACAACGAACGCTTTGTGCTGGAAATTGGCTATCGGTGGAACAACAAAATAAAACTTAACACAGAAATTGAATTTGAACACGGCGGCACAGGCGTAGAAGTTGAATTTGACCGCTTTGAAGAGTTTGGCGAATTTGAATACGAAGTGAGCAAAGGTGGCGAAGTATTAGTGGAACAAATGAACCTTGAGTTTGAACTGCGCCCAGCATTACAACTAAAAATAGGCCGGATAAAAGTACCCTTTGCCCTAATGTACAAACGCGACGAGCCTACCGACTACCTAACGGCAACGGCCTCGGAAATGGAAATGCAAATTTTACCCGAAAACTGGACCGAAAATGGCCTATTGCTAAAAGGAGGCTTTAAACAACAAAATAAATGGCAATACCATATAGCCCTTGTAAATGGATTAGACAATAGTGCATTTAGTTCGGCAAACTGGATTAAGCGCGGCAATCAAATGCGTTTTGAAATGGTAAATGCCCAAAATTTTGCCCTTTCCGGACG encodes the following:
- a CDS encoding DUF1648 domain-containing protein, whose amino-acid sequence is MSEQPKIKLKLTTTDKAFEVLGWLFILAIWVLTLTNYTNLPDTIPTHFNGAGQADGFGHKAMILILPVIATILYVGLTALNKFPHAFNYPTTITNDNALKQYTYATQLVRYLKLMVVLVFGGIALQTIRYVNGHTNGLGVWFLPLALALIFIPILFFVIKSYQTK
- a CDS encoding autotransporter outer membrane beta-barrel domain-containing protein, yielding MCPLGLLAQTDSLPGNSNTFLEKLSRFSLSGYGAMNYYNYNWQTDSVKRNAIDNERFVLEIGYRWNNKIKLNTEIEFEHGGTGVEVEFDRFEEFGEFEYEVSKGGEVLVEQMNLEFELRPALQLKIGRIKVPFALMYKRDEPTDYLTATASEMEMQILPENWTENGLLLKGGFKQQNKWQYHIALVNGLDNSAFSSANWIKRGNQMRFEMVNAQNFALSGRLDYRPNNNFLIGISGYGSRTTSDNRPKPDLKVNTPIGLGELHIQYTKKPLAINGMVFYGAMGNSEALSNNNRNLSNNLNVKRTPVAAAAIGGFAELGLTLIGKEGLWAKNFKQNCLIYGRFDYYDTQFTTEGLIFNNPRWERQSWTFGTVYKIIDDVQLKAQYTIRKVGAPAPTSINGGRLERTFVAGFAFEF
- a CDS encoding right-handed parallel beta-helix repeat-containing protein: MKGEFFYKSLQIAILLILVTHIAKAKSVWVGDGSGSLVVDDGFFTYGLSTNDTIFLNPGIYDYLLIKNHSSRIYIIGSDDVIIDYNGGLGYSLLYNNVDLYIENITFRNGEYRGLHVEGECDGNVIKNLRFRNIQDVQMIFKGLPDYDGTEATRRDSIIIDGIAVDNCNYNSIALPNAYNSVVKNCVIDSTTGTQGTAIEISLGRDIDIFNNTFTNINLAGTVHNGVIVMSGEGRIFNNRCINYQGDFIRGRAYSIDRADAQDVGELLVYNNFVWNSRKYGFMEFQMFDTTSTNTYGPGTVHSGRFKAYNNTAGRLRDIDYEKGGSMFSLYTFDRNDHEIKNNVVIFPRTDAPPANVNSQTTAIFNNISGTLHQVDTAKNFFFTE